The following coding sequences are from one Oncorhynchus nerka isolate Pitt River linkage group LG6, Oner_Uvic_2.0, whole genome shotgun sequence window:
- the zdhhc24 gene encoding probable palmitoyltransferase ZDHHC24 yields the protein MTWFSFAGRVWDRVEKTCLHLPIVLNTVLVFSITAEVSYLVLVEAPLQPDQKKTQWSTVWKTLHLLVQYFMFGNITWNASLFLKTSTSIQGVFLGSEGMAQGWRYCYTCETHTPPRCSHCYDCKVCVLRRDHHCVFFGQCVGFRNYRYFLSCLLFMWTGLLYAVVMNAEVFIIILKEGVTLHSILLLLMPWIMLVSGQVTARAFAFAFIADTCVLGFLLVAAFLFFHLFLLLRGQTTREWYSIRRPYNLGLLGNLRHGLGTRWYICWLCPLIPSPLPGDGIHFQVTESLESDPNRSR from the exons ATGACATGGTTTAGTTTCGCAGGTCGGGTGTGGGATCGCGTGGAGAAGACGTGTCTCCACCTGCCTATCGTTCTGAACACCGTTCTCGTGTTCTCCATCACGGCGGAGGTGAGCTACCTGGTCCTGGTCGAGGCGCCGCTCCAACCGGACCAGAAGAAGACCCAGTGGTCTACCGTGTGGAAGACTCTGCACCTCCTCGTGCAGTACTTCATGTTTGGCAACATCACATGGAACGCCTCGCTGTTTCTGAAAACCAGCACCAGCATTCAAGGAGTGTTCCTGGGTTCAGAAGGCATGGCACAAGGCTGGAG gtactgctacacatgTGAGACCCACACTCCCCCGCGGTGCTCCCACTGCTATGACTGTAAGGTGTGTGTTCTGAGACGAGACCACCACTGTGTGTTCTTCGGCCAGTGTGTGGGCTTCCGTAACTACCGCTACTTCCTCAGCTGTCTGCTGTTCATGTGGACGGGGCTGCTGTACGCTGTAGTGATGAACGCTGAGGTCTTCATCATCATCCTGAAGGAAGGAGTCACGCTGCACAGCATCCTGCTACTTCTCATGCCCTGGATCATGCTCGTCTCTG gtcagGTGACAGCGCGGGCCTTTGCCTTTGCCTTCATCGCAGACACCTGTGTGTTGGGCTTCCTGCTGGTGGCAGCCTTCCTCTTCTTCCACCTTTTCCTCCTCCTGCGAGGCCAGACCACCAGAGAGTGGTACTCCATCCGCAGGCCCTACAACCTGGGATTACTGGGCAACTTGCGGCACGGCCTGGGTACCCGCTGGTACATCTGCTGGCTCTGCCCACTCATCCCCTCCCCACTGCCTGGGGACGGCATCCATTTCCAGGTCACAGAGTCACTGGAGTCGGATCCCAACCGCTCACGGTAA
- the rnaseh2c gene encoding ribonuclease H2 subunit C, translated as MSSNCSVTTLQLDSVSQAECPSVHLLPCEIEHDGPAEVSQFFTATIKDRKHEKTVSFRGRGLKGQEVSCPQGYTGLVLREVNKSGSDQEDRTVKVSSVFHKVTYWNLETSPNSDDGIVMAMAWPDLAEAIHGPVDD; from the exons ATGTCATCCAATTGCAGTGTGACCACATTACAGCTGGACTCAGTGAGCCAGGCAGAATGCCCCTCTGTTCACCTGCTGCCCTGTGAGATAGAGCATGACGGGCCTGCAGAGGTGTCCCAGTTCTTCACAGCCACCATCAAAGACCGAAAACATG AGAAAACGGTGTCGTTCAGGGGTCGTGGGTTAAAAGGTCAGGAGGTCAGCTGTCCACAGGGCTACACAGGCCTGGTGCTGAGAGAGGTCAACAAATCAGGCTCTGACCAGGAG GACAGGACTGTGAAGGTGTCCTCAGTGTTCCATAAAGTCACCTACTGGAACCTCGAGACTTCGCCCAACTCTGATGACGGCATCGTCATGGCAATGGCCTGGCCAGATCTGGCAGAAGCG ATACATGGGCCGGTGGATGACTGA
- the LOC115130918 gene encoding uncharacterized protein LOC115130918 isoform X2: MMSTWYMDGAEDNRGVYTKQGPEGLLQSERRRIKLQSDLVTLQRDQRLSRAVRLQSRWQELSERERQAQQQNRQLLQEFDRAQDTLRDMVTRNAAMNTIKVEYERYLEESFPRWQQQLKQKTLSAQRKRLEQHLKECLRSMEEDNAEERGSRPPIGAQPPLSPCHVQQLQNAAAHQEYHNQNGHQDYIQNGHHHPSIPSIQSSWLIHARSQWVDSQTRMHSKLQQRDMTHQPAHPLHPYDPQFLYPLSLTLSSTLSPSTPLSLTLSSPLSPTLTPVNTTL, encoded by the exons ATGATGTCTACCTGGTATATGGACGGTGCCGAGGATAACCGAGGGGTTTATACAAAACAGGGACCAGAAGGACTGCTACAGAG TGAGCGCAGGAGGATAAAGCTGCAGAGTGACCTTGTGACCTTACAGAGGGATCAGCGCCT taGCCGGGCTGTGCGGCTGCAGAGCCGGTGGCAGGagctgagtgagagagagcgtcAGGCCCAGCAGCAGAACAGGCAGCTGCTGCAGGAGTTTGACAGAGCCCAGGACACTCTGAGAGACATGGTCACCCGCAACGCCGCTATGAATACCATAAAA GTGGAGTATGAAAGGTATCTGGAGGAGAGCTTCCCTCGCTGGCAGCAGCAGCTCAAACAGAAGACACTATCTGCCCAACGCAAG CGATTGGAGCAGCACCTGAAGGAGTGCCTGAGGAGTATGGAGGAGGACAATGCTGAAGAGAGGGGCTCCAGACCCCCCATTGGAGCCCAACCTCCACTTTCTCCAT GTCATGTCCAACAGCTCCAGAATGCCGCTGCGCATCAAGAATACCACAACCAAAATGGCCACCAGGACTACATCCAAAATGGCCACCATCATCCCAGCATCCCTTCAATTCAGTCCTCCTGGTTGATTCATGCTCGTTCCCAATGGGTTGATTCCCAAACCAGAATGCACTCCAAACTCCAACAAAGAGACATGACTCACCAACCCgctcaccccctccacccctatGACCCCCAGTTCCTCTACCCCCTCAGCCTTACCCTGTCCAGCACCCTCAGTCCCTCTACCCCCCTCAGCCTTACCCTATCCAGCCCCCTCAGTCCTACTCTAACCCCAGTAAACACCACATTGTGA
- the LOC115130918 gene encoding uncharacterized protein LOC115130918 isoform X1, with the protein MMSTWYMDGAEDNRGVYTKQGPEGLLQSERRRIKLQSDLVTLQRDQRLSRAVRLQSRWQELSERERQAQQQNRQLLQEFDRAQDTLRDMVTRNAAMNTIKVEYERYLEESFPRWQQQLKQKTLSAQRKRLEQHLKECLRSMEEDNAEERGSRPPIGAQPPLSPCNTNTPLYSSPYLPPTYLTVISLSLGHVQQLQNAAAHQEYHNQNGHQDYIQNGHHHPSIPSIQSSWLIHARSQWVDSQTRMHSKLQQRDMTHQPAHPLHPYDPQFLYPLSLTLSSTLSPSTPLSLTLSSPLSPTLTPVNTTL; encoded by the exons ATGATGTCTACCTGGTATATGGACGGTGCCGAGGATAACCGAGGGGTTTATACAAAACAGGGACCAGAAGGACTGCTACAGAG TGAGCGCAGGAGGATAAAGCTGCAGAGTGACCTTGTGACCTTACAGAGGGATCAGCGCCT taGCCGGGCTGTGCGGCTGCAGAGCCGGTGGCAGGagctgagtgagagagagcgtcAGGCCCAGCAGCAGAACAGGCAGCTGCTGCAGGAGTTTGACAGAGCCCAGGACACTCTGAGAGACATGGTCACCCGCAACGCCGCTATGAATACCATAAAA GTGGAGTATGAAAGGTATCTGGAGGAGAGCTTCCCTCGCTGGCAGCAGCAGCTCAAACAGAAGACACTATCTGCCCAACGCAAG CGATTGGAGCAGCACCTGAAGGAGTGCCTGAGGAGTATGGAGGAGGACAATGCTGAAGAGAGGGGCTCCAGACCCCCCATTGGAGCCCAACCTCCACTTTCTCCATGTAACACCAACACACCCTTATACAGTTCACCTTACCTCCCACCAACCTACctcactgtcatttctctttcttTAGGTCATGTCCAACAGCTCCAGAATGCCGCTGCGCATCAAGAATACCACAACCAAAATGGCCACCAGGACTACATCCAAAATGGCCACCATCATCCCAGCATCCCTTCAATTCAGTCCTCCTGGTTGATTCATGCTCGTTCCCAATGGGTTGATTCCCAAACCAGAATGCACTCCAAACTCCAACAAAGAGACATGACTCACCAACCCgctcaccccctccacccctatGACCCCCAGTTCCTCTACCCCCTCAGCCTTACCCTGTCCAGCACCCTCAGTCCCTCTACCCCCCTCAGCCTTACCCTATCCAGCCCCCTCAGTCCTACTCTAACCCCAGTAAACACCACATTGTGA
- the LOC135572235 gene encoding high mobility group nucleosome-binding domain-containing protein 5, with protein sequence MQWAAGVATAGLHFRAPVGLQTSWTSPAMPDTQGWRIVQDVAGEDLGRVASAATSPEGGSSVGHRQKREKSSDLAHELDIKPVRLSSGHGESSESSKTSSQASKDSVSSRERRKRKEKNGGRAGQSATDRSSAGSGEVVIPEASVSSASVVQSSENDGTSVVGRNRSRMSRGLANLFSAEESGSHRDESGSDREWSVSQKEESSQIQESGSHRVEAVSQMEESRSHMQASMIKKESVSHREEVASEKEVGDNAMEATEGEEESLVGLSAEEGATGEEESLVGLSEEGGATGEEESLVGLRVEGGATGEEEEEIKHDREEGRETKEEEGMGEHEGEKEQGEDQDEGNEAHQRDREEGEEEEEEEEVQPESDSVSIREHTAEDEEDRERGEEEAEEAQDSEGQVEREEVERGDRGMEEESENEREESHTSQNGEIEEEDVGVGDERYDNEEGSEGEEDGGEEEEEEQRCQDAEEDSAAGQPEDEEERDSDDSIISPPEHRSSKCLAEVAEEEEEEVIGDNDENDDGEDDEDDKVKGYSWSVDPFPDEDDDIESLLAPQAKSQEKQEKEEKKKTVVLVKPKAIYEDLDSFSEVKALHKKKGANQDTDSEEFDHFYD encoded by the exons ATGCAATGGGCTGCTGGAGTCGCCACAGCTGGGCTCCATTTCAGGGCCCCAGTGGGCCTTCAAACTTCCTGGACAAGCCCTGCCATGCCGGATACCCAGGGATGGAGAATAGTACAGGATGTGGCGGGGGAGGATCTGGGGAGGGTGGCCAGTGCAGCGACTAGTCCTGAAGGAGGGAGCAGTGTGggacacagacagaagagagagaagagcagcgATTTGGCACATGAGCTCGACATCAAACCAG TGCGTCTGTCGAGTGGACATGGAGAGAGCAGTGAGAGTAGCAAAACCTCCAGTCAGGCCAGTAAAGACAGCGTCAGtagcagggagaggaggaagaggaaggagaagaatgGAGGAAGAGCAGGACAGAGTGCAACAGACAGGTCCTCTGCAGGATCCGGGGAGGTGGTTATTCCTGAGGCTTCAGTATCTTCTGCCTCTGTGGTCCAAAGCTCAGAGAATGATGGGACATCGGTGGTAGGGAGAAACAGGAGCAGGATGAGTAGGGGACTGGCTAACCTATTCAGTGCAGAGGAGTCAGGAAGTCATAGAGACGAATCAGGGAGTGATAGGGAGTGGTCGGTGAGTCAAAAGGAGGAATCAAGTCAAATTCAAGAATCAGGGAGTCATAGGGTAGAGGCAGTGAGTCAAATGGAAGAGTCAAGAAGTCATATGCAGGCGTCAATGATTAAAAAAGAGTCAGTGAGTCATAGGGAGGAAGTAGCCAGTGAGAAAGAAGTAGGAGATAATGCCATGGAGGCcacagagggagaagaggagagtctGGTTGGACTCAGTGCGGAGGAGGGAgcaacaggagaagaggagagtctGGTTGGACTCAGTGAGGAGGGGGGAgcaacaggagaagaggagagtctGGTTGGACTCCGTGTGGAGGGGGGAgcaacaggagaagaggaggaggaaattaaacatgacagagaggaggggagggaaacaAAGGAAGAAGAGGGAATGGGAGAACATGAAGGCGAAAAAGAGCAAGGAGAAGATCAGGATGAAGGCAATGAGGcacaccagagagacagagaagaaggagaggaggaggaggaagaggaagaagtcCAACCAGAGAGTGACAGCGTTTCTATAAGGGAGCACACTGCAGAGGacgaggaagacagggagaggggagaggaggaagcagaggaggCACAGGACTCAGAAGGGCAGGTAGAGCGCGAGGAGGTGGAACGGGGTGATAGAGGCatggaggaagagagcgagaacgaaagagaggaatcACACACTTCTCAGAACggagagatagaagaggaggATGTGGGAGTTGGGGATGAAAGATATGATAATGAGGAGGGGTCAGAAGGTGAAGAAGATGGTggcgaggaagaggaagaggagcagcGTTGTCAGGATGCTGAGGAAGACTCGGCAGCAGGGCAAcctgaggatgaagaggagagagactctGACGACAGCATCATCTCACCACCAgaacacag GTCATCCAAATGCCTGGCAGAGGtagcagaagaggaggaggaagaagtgaTCGGTGATAATGATGAAAATGATGATGGTGAAGATGATGAAGATGACAAAGTGAAAGGGTATTCATGGTCTGTGGATCCCTTTCCAGATGAGGATGATGATATTGAAAGTCTTCTCGCTCCACAAGCAAAGTCTCAGGAAAAACA agagaaagaagaaaagaaaaagaCAGTGGTCCTTGTGAAACCCAAAG CCATATATGAAGACTTGGACAGTTTCTCTGAAGTAAAAGCACTTCACAAAAAGAAAGGGGCTAATCAGGACACAGACTCAGAAGAGTTTGATCACTTCTACGACTGA